A portion of the Bradyrhizobium sp. 195 genome contains these proteins:
- a CDS encoding transposase, with the protein MDSDRRSAQVERLEVVDTGRRRRWSEDEKLKIVLESLQAPRQVAATARRYGVSRSLLLRWRRSFGRSRRTPPINLASYRRWWSRSQGRRLVQSRRPAAAERSRSSLRPELGCGSRVRSTRRR; encoded by the coding sequence ATGGACAGTGATAGGCGCAGTGCCCAAGTCGAACGGCTTGAGGTGGTGGACACGGGCCGGCGACGGCGCTGGTCCGAGGACGAGAAGCTCAAGATCGTCCTGGAGAGCTTACAGGCGCCGCGCCAAGTCGCGGCAACGGCGCGGCGGTATGGCGTTTCGCGCTCATTACTGTTGCGATGGCGACGCTCGTTCGGCCGGAGCCGAAGGACGCCGCCGATCAACCTGGCTTCGTACCGGCGATGGTGGTCGCGGAGTCAGGGCCGACGCCTTGTCCAGTCGCGCCGGCCAGCAGCGGCGGAGCGATCGAGATCGAGTTTGCGACCGGAGCTCGGATGCGGATCACGGGTCCGGTCGACGCGGCGACGCTGA
- a CDS encoding HAMP domain-containing methyl-accepting chemotaxis protein, whose protein sequence is MPFKVKLRIRGRLISGFFAVCALIALSVGYTVFAVGGISTTVDRMVNLRTPVAIASTELVGNLYSTLATLRGYLLTGNPQGKLDRAAMWKEMDATIAAFDEKAVRFTNPENSRKWAEAKALLAEFRAAQDKAEAIAFTSEAYPATKLLVTEVGPRAETIFSEITRIINEEEGLEATAERKRLLKAMADTRGNFAAATAQLRMYLLSGEKKDKEIFFKPWELFEKGYTAVSAKKDLLTPSQLLSFEKITKARGEFVPLYEKMFALRESADWNAAVHILVTEAAPRAMKILDLLDGPKGADGTRFGGIKTNQKRMLAEESHQVQTSISFLKQVLWGLLAAGLGLGTAIALLTARTIARPIQGMTAAMGSLAGGDTSTAVPGMGRADEVGEMAEAVQVFKDNMIETDRLRAEQAQSEARAAAQRKADMHQLAGRFEDAVGEVIETLSSSSTELEAAAKTLSRTAESTQERSSMVVAASEEASTNVQSVASATEEMSSSVTEISRQVQDAARIAGAAVDQAQKTNDRVNKLSQAATRIGDVVELINTIAGQTNLLALNATIEAARAGEAGRGFAVVASEVKALAEQTAKATGEISHQITDIQAATQDSVVAIKEISGTIGRISEISSAIAAAVEEQGMATQEIARNVQQASQGTHEVASNITEVQQGATETGSASSQVLASAQMLSNDSARLKSEVEKFLATVRAA, encoded by the coding sequence ATGCCTTTCAAAGTCAAACTTCGGATTCGTGGCCGGCTGATTTCGGGATTTTTTGCCGTGTGCGCGCTTATCGCGCTTTCTGTCGGGTACACAGTGTTTGCGGTCGGCGGGATTTCCACGACCGTGGATCGCATGGTGAACCTGCGCACCCCCGTCGCAATCGCGAGCACGGAGCTGGTCGGCAATCTCTATTCCACACTGGCGACACTGCGTGGCTATCTCCTGACCGGAAATCCGCAAGGCAAGCTCGATCGGGCCGCGATGTGGAAGGAAATGGATGCCACAATTGCTGCCTTCGATGAGAAGGCGGTACGTTTTACCAACCCGGAGAACAGCCGAAAATGGGCCGAGGCCAAGGCGCTGCTCGCTGAATTCCGAGCTGCGCAAGACAAAGCCGAAGCCATCGCGTTCACTTCCGAGGCATATCCGGCGACCAAGCTATTGGTGACCGAAGTCGGTCCGCGCGCCGAAACAATCTTTTCCGAGATCACCAGAATCATCAACGAGGAGGAAGGTCTGGAGGCGACGGCGGAGCGAAAGCGACTGCTGAAAGCCATGGCAGACACGCGCGGCAATTTTGCCGCAGCCACTGCTCAACTTCGCATGTACCTCCTGTCGGGCGAAAAGAAGGACAAGGAAATATTCTTCAAGCCGTGGGAACTCTTTGAAAAAGGCTATACTGCGGTGAGTGCGAAGAAGGACCTACTCACGCCATCGCAGCTGCTCTCTTTCGAGAAGATCACGAAGGCGCGTGGCGAATTTGTCCCCCTTTACGAGAAGATGTTCGCGCTCCGGGAGTCCGCAGACTGGAATGCAGCCGTGCATATTCTCGTAACGGAAGCGGCGCCGCGCGCGATGAAAATTCTCGATCTGCTTGACGGGCCGAAAGGAGCCGATGGCACCCGCTTTGGAGGAATCAAGACGAATCAGAAGAGAATGCTTGCCGAAGAAAGCCATCAGGTGCAGACCAGTATATCCTTCCTGAAGCAGGTCCTGTGGGGCTTGCTCGCGGCAGGACTTGGCCTCGGCACCGCGATTGCGTTGCTGACCGCTCGGACGATCGCGCGCCCGATCCAGGGGATGACCGCCGCCATGGGCAGCCTCGCGGGAGGCGATACGTCCACGGCGGTCCCCGGCATGGGCCGCGCCGACGAGGTCGGCGAGATGGCGGAAGCGGTTCAGGTCTTCAAGGACAATATGATTGAAACGGACCGGCTGCGCGCCGAACAAGCGCAATCGGAGGCTCGTGCCGCTGCCCAACGCAAGGCCGACATGCACCAACTCGCCGGCCGGTTCGAGGATGCCGTCGGAGAGGTCATCGAGACGCTATCGTCGTCTTCGACCGAGCTTGAGGCAGCGGCCAAGACCCTGAGCAGGACGGCCGAGAGCACTCAGGAGCGCTCCAGCATGGTAGTTGCGGCTTCTGAGGAAGCCTCTACCAACGTCCAATCGGTTGCTTCCGCCACCGAAGAGATGAGTTCATCAGTCACCGAAATCAGCCGCCAGGTGCAGGACGCAGCTAGGATTGCCGGGGCGGCAGTGGATCAGGCGCAAAAAACTAACGATCGCGTCAACAAGCTGTCGCAGGCGGCAACTCGTATCGGCGACGTGGTCGAACTGATCAATACGATCGCCGGACAGACCAACCTTTTGGCCCTGAACGCAACGATCGAAGCGGCCCGGGCCGGCGAGGCCGGACGCGGCTTCGCTGTCGTTGCTTCCGAAGTCAAGGCGCTCGCGGAACAGACCGCGAAGGCGACTGGAGAGATCAGTCATCAGATCACCGATATACAGGCGGCCACCCAGGATTCCGTCGTCGCGATCAAGGAAATCAGCGGCACGATCGGTCGGATCTCGGAAATCTCTTCGGCCATTGCCGCCGCGGTAGAAGAACAGGGAATGGCTACGCAGGAAATAGCGCGCAACGTCCAGCAGGCCTCGCAAGGTACTCACGAGGTCGCCTCCAATATCACGGAGGTGCAGCAGGGAGCCACCGAAACCGGTTCAGCCTCAAGTCAGGTGCTGGCCTCAGCGCAAATGCTCTCGAACGACAGCGCGCGGCTAAAGTCAGAGGTCGAAAAGTTCCTGGCCACTGTACGTGCAGCTTGA
- a CDS encoding PAS domain-containing protein has protein sequence MSAFEEWGLILLQLEAHLELSDVLRLIEEKLGAGVWRCDAAGQMQWSRGFFWLLGLDQHAVSPSYAEIQQRIHPDDRGPNRGPSELMTDRTLLDGEFRIVRPTGALRWIHSHTEVLLDRAGEPECILGIALDITAQRRLLQTLRSDAERYSALTQVVGGQLWIGSSDGRITALPNGEKTPEANQFFGKGWVDLLHEDEREAAVRNWTASVETGRQYSVEHRLRQPDNTYRWYRCTAVPVTNADGSIQEWMGLSIDVHQEKLSVQRAATSQLTGAQLRAARGILNWSVKQLAARTGISSAVIRRLEEYDDAPPIPDETMDILRRVFWDAGIEFLFPSVGKPAVRPRQ, from the coding sequence TGTCTGGCGCTGTGATGCAGCCGGCCAGATGCAATGGTCGCGTGGCTTTTTTTGGCTGCTCGGATTGGATCAGCATGCGGTGTCGCCTTCATACGCGGAAATCCAACAAAGAATTCATCCGGACGATCGCGGTCCGAATCGCGGTCCCAGCGAGTTGATGACAGATCGGACGTTGCTCGACGGCGAGTTTCGTATTGTTCGGCCCACTGGCGCCTTGCGCTGGATTCACTCCCACACAGAGGTGCTGCTAGATAGAGCAGGTGAGCCGGAATGTATCTTGGGGATTGCTCTCGACATTACCGCGCAACGTCGGTTGCTCCAGACGCTACGAAGTGACGCCGAGCGTTACAGCGCTTTGACCCAAGTGGTAGGCGGCCAGCTGTGGATCGGTAGTTCCGATGGTCGGATCACAGCACTGCCGAATGGCGAGAAGACACCGGAGGCAAATCAGTTCTTTGGCAAAGGCTGGGTCGATCTTCTTCACGAAGACGAGCGTGAGGCGGCCGTGAGAAACTGGACGGCCTCGGTCGAGACGGGACGGCAGTACAGTGTCGAACATCGGCTGCGACAGCCCGACAATACATATCGGTGGTACCGTTGTACGGCAGTGCCTGTCACCAATGCGGATGGCAGCATCCAGGAATGGATGGGTCTCTCCATTGACGTGCATCAGGAAAAGCTCTCCGTCCAACGCGCGGCGACATCGCAGCTTACGGGCGCGCAACTGCGCGCAGCCCGCGGCATCTTAAATTGGTCTGTGAAGCAATTGGCCGCGCGAACAGGGATTTCGTCGGCCGTCATCCGTCGGCTTGAGGAATATGATGATGCTCCCCCAATACCGGACGAGACTATGGATATCCTTCGCCGGGTCTTTTGGGATGCGGGAATCGAGTTCTTGTTTCCGTCTGTGGGTAAGCCTGCAGTTCGGCCGCGACAATGA
- the tnpB gene encoding IS66 family insertion sequence element accessory protein TnpB (TnpB, as the term is used for proteins encoded by IS66 family insertion elements, is considered an accessory protein, since TnpC, encoded by a neighboring gene, is a DDE family transposase.), with the protein MIPIASGVRVWIATGHTDMRRGMNSLGLLVQEAFKRDPHGGDLYVFRGKSGKLIKILWHDGLGMSLYAKRLERGHFLWPSSADGVVTITPAQLGYLLEGIDWRMPQHTWRPQAAG; encoded by the coding sequence GTGATCCCCATTGCGTCGGGCGTGCGGGTGTGGATTGCGACCGGCCACACCGATATGCGTCGCGGCATGAACTCGCTGGGCTTGCTGGTGCAGGAAGCCTTCAAGCGAGACCCGCACGGTGGCGACCTCTATGTGTTCCGTGGCAAAAGCGGCAAGCTGATCAAGATCCTGTGGCACGATGGGCTCGGCATGTCGCTCTACGCCAAGCGGCTGGAGCGGGGCCACTTCCTGTGGCCGTCGTCGGCTGATGGCGTAGTGACGATCACACCAGCCCAGCTTGGCTACCTGCTTGAGGGCATCGACTGGCGGATGCCGCAACACACCTGGCGACCGCAGGCGGCCGGCTGA